A section of the Candidatus Scalindua japonica genome encodes:
- a CDS encoding DUF4258 domain-containing protein, which translates to MAVRFHPHANERMLERGTTESEVVLTLEHGEQFPAKFKRTGFRRNFVYNNEWRGKYYKNKQVEVYAVKENTDWLVITIITKYF; encoded by the coding sequence ATGGCCGTCCGATTTCACCCTCATGCAAATGAACGAATGCTTGAACGTGGGACTACTGAAAGTGAAGTGGTACTAACATTAGAACATGGAGAACAATTCCCAGCCAAATTTAAACGTACTGGATTTCGCCGCAATTTTGTATATAACAACGAATGGCGTGGCAAATATTACAAAAATAAACAAGTAGAAGTATATGCTGTTAAGGAGAATACTGATTGGCTTGTTATTACTATTATCACGAAATATTTTTAA
- a CDS encoding DUF2283 domain-containing protein codes for MKFTYDTRYNIAYIRFHEKSKDVESIKISDELVVDMAPDGTIYGIELLNANEQIKEKDMGKLLIVNEATGSTTEMPIHTD; via the coding sequence GTGAAATTTACTTATGATACTCGCTATAACATTGCATATATTCGGTTTCATGAAAAAAGCAAGGATGTAGAGTCAATTAAAATAAGTGATGAGTTGGTTGTTGACATGGCTCCAGACGGAACAATTTACGGTATAGAGTTGCTAAATGCAAATGAACAAATAAAAGAGAAGGATATGGGAAAACTTTTAATTGTAAATGAAGCAACAGGTTCTACAACCGAGATGCCAATACATACTGATTAA